GGTAGTGGAATCCAATTATTATCTAATAGACAAAAATAGCATTTACCCTATATCTAGTAACCTACCCCTTGAAGCCGCTTAAAAAATAGAAGAATGTATGTAGGCAAATCAAACAAAATAAGATAAACTATTTTTATAGATTTAGATTTCACTTGCTAATCAGAAAACTGAAGGCGAGCTTCTTTTATAGGGGATGCTCGTCTTTTTGGTCATATTTATGATTAATGAAAGAAGGTGTAAAAAGTGAAAGTTCGTGACAGTGGAATGCCCGAACAAGAATATTGGGAAAGTTTATTTAACGTAGAACTTATTCTTGACAAAATGGAAATAGATCAAGATATAAACACTCTTGTAGAATTTGGATGTGGCTATGGAACATTTACATTACCAAGTGCCAAAAGGATTAGTGGCAATATTATTGCAATAGATATTGAGGATGAAATGCTTAATATAGCTTCATCAAGAACCGTTTCTAAAAATAATATAACTTTTGTAAAGCGTGATTTTATAGCTAATGGTACAGGTATGCCTGACAATTCGGTTGATTATGTTATGCTGTTTAACATACTACATCATATCAAACCATTAGAACTTCTGGACGAGGCATACAGGATACTTAAGTCAAGAGGAAAAGCTGGCCTTATTCATTGGAATTATGATCCCTCCACTCCAAGAGGTCCAAGTATGGATATTCGCCCAAAACCTATTGAAATAAAAGAATGGGTGTTAGAAGCTGGATTTAAACAAATGGAATATACCTATATTAACTTACCACCTTATCACTATGGATTCGTTGTACATAAGCAATAACTATATTTACAACATTACTATAATTTTAGGAATATAGATATTGGAGTTAATTACATAGATTTACACCTGCTGATTCCATTTTAAATCTATTTAAAGCTTCTCTAGCTTGTGTAACTACCAAATTATTACTGTTACGTACCATAACTAACACTCCTCTACATAGTAGTCTTTACTGCTTATACTTAAAATCTGTACATTTCTATAAAAAATGCTCCAGGCAATTGGATAAATACATGGGAAACAAATATAAAACATGATGAATTAAGTATAATACTAATGCATAACTAGATATCATTAAGTTACTCCAAACTCCCCATTTTCTTATTTTTATTCCAATTGTATAATATTTATTTTTTTATAACATACTATCTATAAAATATAATTGAAAGAAGGTTGTATATTATGAGTTCGCCTAAAATGGAAGTCAAGTGTAGTGTTGATTGTTGTAATTACTGGAAAAACAATTGTTGCAATGCCAGTTCTCTAGAAGTCAACCCAATGACAGGTAAAAATAACCCTAATACTAGTGATGATACAAGTTGCACAACATTTAAACCATCATCTAAATAAAATGTTTATATTAACTTTAATGGAATCCCTTTTGGGTTCCATTAATTCAACTTCAGATATACTATTTCATTCAATTATTTCACATATACGTTTTTATATAATAGAAACAAAGTTAAGCTAAAAAACTATATGATTTTTTTTTCTAATATTTTTTTATATTTATTTTGCTTCTTAGATGGCATATCATCCCAATCTTTTGCTCGAAGAGTCAAACCACATTTATATATTTTGGAGATTCCCCAATATCTCAGATTCTTTTGGATTGTTTTTATTACATTCCTTGTGCCTATACCAGCTGTTGTAGATATCACAAATGCAGTTTTAGAAAACATTTCTTTTACTGGTCTATGACTCATAAAAATACAACCAAAATGGTCAAGGAACATTTTAATTTATAGTATTTCAATATTATCATATTTTATATTTCAAGCAAAATAAAAAAACCATCTCTAGTTCTAATTTATAAAAGCTCCAGGGGTGGCCTGGCTTTTTAGTAATTATTTTATTAATTCTTATTACCAAACTTTATTAATAATTAATTCCCAAAAATGTTATACTAACATAATATAAATATTGAAATGATAAATATAAGGAGAAAATAAACATTGGAAAATTATTATTGTCCTTTTGATTACTATGATGATTATGATAACTATTTTAGAAAATCAAACGTTAGTCCTGAAGCAGTACAAGCGCATATTGGCCGAATTGTACTTATCCGCCTTAAATGGCATGGCACAATCACAGCTTGTATAGATAGTCACAACAGACGTACAGGTGTAGTAACTTTAACTGTATTCACACACTTTGGTCAGGCACAACTTCGTATTCACTATAGTGTAATATTACGCATTACTCCTATTCACGTAAGTCCTAATCATGATAAAATGCCATCTCATGAAAATCCGTCTCACGGTGCTCAGCCTAATGAAAACCCCACTCATGGTGGATGGCAAGGTTCAAATAAAGATTTAAAGTAGTTATTTCAATTCCTTCTTTTACTTGAATGTGCAATTTGTTAAATATCAAAATTTTGAAAACCTAGTAGGATTTTGAAATGGAGCCTATGTCAAGGATATTCTGAAAAAAACTAGGCAATTATAAGCTGGTTTCTGTACTGAACAGGAGCCAGTTTTTTTAATCCCCACTGATATCTGTAATTATTGAAATACATATGGAATTATTCATAAACTATCTCACCCTTCTAACAGTACCCTTAACCCTTTTCGATCATGGTGCATTAATTTTTTATCTTGGTTAAGCTTTTCTTTTAGGATTTCTCTTATTTTCATACCTCTCACTTCTCTATTAATCCACAACTTATCCACAGGTTATACACATTATCCACAATATTCCATTAACTTCTTGAAATAAAAAATAGACACCCTGAATAAAGGATGCCTGCTTTATGTGTAAAGAGTTCATTATATATTGGATTTAGAGTGGTGGTTGCATTTAAATTTAATGTGCCCTGCAGCCACAGACACAGCCTTATGTATCCCCAATGCCCAGAGAATAGTATATATACTTTGTTATGTATTATATACATCAATTGTTACTATATTATTTTGTACAGGTTAAATAAATATTTACACATATCAAAAGGCACCTGAACTTAATCAAGTGCCATGCACACTAATTACCATTATACAATTATACCACATCATATTCTCCAGTCTTCATATCCATCATCTATTTCTCTTTTACACAAAAAGAGTATATCTGAAATTTAAATATTAGTGTAAAAAGGAGATATATTAAACAGATATACTCATAGCAAGTAACTATCTGGAGTTTAGTTACACTATTTCACTTTTATTATTCTATAAATATCTCTAAACATATCTTAAAGGATTTATTGTGTCATTTTTGCTATAAAGACAATGATATTTCATTAATTCTTGTTGCCAAACTTTATTAATAATTAATTCCCAAAAATATTATACTAACATAATATAAATATTGAAATGATAAATATAAGGAGAAAATAAACATTGGAAAATTATTATTGTCCTTTTGATTATTATGATGATTACTATCATAACTACTATGACTATTTTAGGCAGCGTATTACTCCTGAAGTAATACAATCACATGTTGGTCAAACTGCACTTGTTGATATTAGGAGGCGTGGCACAGTCACAGCACATATAAATGGTTACAATCGGCGTACAGACATAGTATCTTTAACCATATTTACACATTCCGGTAACCAACCTATTCGTGTTCACCGTCGTGACATATTACGTATTACTCCAATTCATGTACCTCCACCTCAAGGAGGAAGACCACCTCAAGGAAGGCCACCTCAAGGCGGAGGTCGATATTTAGATGAAGATTTCGAGTAGTTATTTCAACTCCTTTTTTTACTTGAATGCGTGATTTATTAAACATCAAAATTGAAAACCTAGTAGGATTTTTCCCACTAGGTTTCTACTATCATACTTTATTTTAAACTAGGTAATTGAATAGGCTTTTAACAATATTTATTAAAATAAATTAAGCAATAATGAACGTTTCATTATTAATTAGCAACTATTTGAGTAATTTCATATAATATTCTAGAAGGAATAGTTTTTACGGAATTTTAAGATTATATATTATTAAGTTATTTAGAAGGTGAATGGTATGGCAATAAGGCCACAGATTTTACGTGCAGGAGATACAATAGGAATAGTTACTTTAGGTAGTCCATTATCTGCGGATGTCATTAACACGGGTATACAGACTCTTAAGAATATGGGCTTCAATGTAGTTTTAGGAAAATACGTATATTCTTATGGCGGATATATTGCAGCCACAGAACAACAAAGAGCCTCTGATCTGATGGAAATGTTTAAAAACCCTGATGTGAAGGCTATCATACCCTCAAGGGGTGGAGTAGGTGTTGCAGGTATTATACCATATCTTGATTATCCTGTTATCACACAGAATCCTAAAATTGTCACAGGATACAGTGATATAACAATTTTATTAAATGTTTTATATATATGGGCTAACTTAATTACTTTTCACAGTCTTCTTTTAATAGACTTTAAATCAACTACTCCTGCATACAACATGAATCAGTTTTTCACTGCTACATCCACACTTACCTCACCAAGGAAACTTGAAAATCCTCCTGGAATGCCTTTAATAAGCAGGGTCCCTGGCAATGTAACTGGAGCTATAGTAGGAGGTAATCTTACATCCTTTGTAGATAACCTTGGCACCCCATTTGAAGTTGATACCACAGGAAAGATACTCTTAATAGAAGAAGTTCATGAACCTATTAATACAGTCTACAGGTACATAAACCATCTAATATTATCAGGTAAACTTAGGGATTGTGAAGGTATTATTATGGGTGAATGCACCAATTGTGAGTCTGCATATGGTAAGTCATATGAGGATTTAATTAATGAAGTTATTGTACCATTGAATAAACCTCTTATGACAAATTTAGCATCAGGACATGGCACATACAAAATGGCTATACCTATAGGTGCTCAAGCTAATCTTAACACCTATAACAATACATTGACAATACTTGAGCCAACAGTGCGTATATAAAAGGATATCAACGTTTTTGAATTATTATGGAAACTTCTAACTATTTTATTCCCTAAGATCATTCATGCCATAAAGCCTTCTAAATAAATTATTAAAGAGTGGGTAATTCATGTGTTAATTAAGTATTATAAGTTAAAATAAACCCCAGGCCAAATTAATGATCCAGGGGTTAAATTTTCATGCGGGGAACTAATTTATAATCTGCTATAATATTTATTATATATGATATTTGTTACAATCTAATGTCTTATGTAATAACTATTTGTAAATAATATAAAAAATAGACACCCCAAATAACGGATGCCTGCTTTGTGTGTAAAGAGCTTATTTTTATGTTAGATTTAGAGTGTTGGTTGCATCTATATTTAATGTGCCCTGCAACCATAGACACAGCCTTATGTATCTATGTATCCTCAATGCCCAGAGGATAGTATGCATGTCTTATTATATATAATATACATCAATTGTTACGATATTATTTTGTACAGGTTAAATAAATATTTACATACATCAAAAGGCACTTGATTAAATTCAGGTGTCTTACACAATATATAGTATAATTTTTATTTACGGTTTCCCACTTTGACAACCCCACTTAACCTCGGGGCTAGAAACATAAGTAAATTGGATTTACTATAAATTACTACCAGTGTAGTCCCTAACATTCTTATTATACCTATAATACTATATTTTTGTAATATTTTAATAACTACCTAATAAGCATTTGATAACCTTTTAATAATCCTCTTTCACAATTAAATAATGTGATGTTAATAAAGAAGACTATTTTATATTTATTAGATAAACAATCGTTTAAAACAATACAAATATGCTGTAATTACCTTTAGTTAAGTTAAAATAGTAGGATATTTTTGTCTAATGAAATGGAGGGTAATTTTGATTGAATAATTTTTTGAAATCCATTTAAAAATATAAAAAAGGAAGTGAATATTATGATTTCATCTGGATTAACCTTTGGAATTTACCCACTAAGTGCAGCAGGTACGCCTTTCGGTTTGGCTGTTGGGCCTGATGATAACTATGAAAAAATTCAATTCGCACTTCGAGACCTTCGAGATGAATCTAAAAAGCTATTGCTAAGAAACTATCTTATTTATACAAAGGAGTGGGAGTCAAGAATGTTATCACTTGCGGATCACTATCTTGATTCTGGTTTGTTAGGTGACTTGACCATAGGATGTGGTGATTGGACACAATATCAGGATTCGGACATAGAACTTAATAATTGGCTCGGCTTTATCCGAAAAGTCATCAATAAATATGGCTCTCACTTAGCTTCCATTCAAATTACAAACGAACCCAATTTGTCGTTTATGGAAGGTTCAAAGCCATATATACTACAAGCTCTCGTAGAAGGAGTAATCGAAGCAAAAAAAGAAACACGGGAGCGTAATCTACCTATAAATATCGGGTTCGGTTCGGTGCCGCAAAGCTCTGCAGCAGTTCCGCATTTTTGGGAAAACCTTGCTAAAGCTGGAGGTAATATATTTATCGATTCCGTGGATTTTGTTGGACATAATTTTTATGTGGATGTATTCGAAGAACAACCACTCGATTTAAAGGAAATACCTACTTCTGTGGAACGTACCCTCCGCAATCTAAGGGAAAAAAATCTTATTGTGGCAGGTATACCATCTTCAGTCCCTATACGAGTTACAGAAAATGGATGGCCAACAGGAAAGAACCCTATTGCCAATATAGAAAGATCTTACGAGCATCAAGCGAATGTTCTTGAGACGATTATACGAACGATCAATAATTTGCGTATGGAACTTAATATTTCCCATTATGTAATTTTTGGACTCCGGGATGCAGATAGTTCCAAAGAGGATCTTTTCCATCAATTTGGAATTATGCGAGATGATTATCTCTTAAGCCCCTAAATAAACTTGGACAATTATATCTATATTTATTATAATGTAGAAAGTGATTGGAGGCAAACTATGAAAGGAAAAAGTTATACAAAAGAATTAAAAGAAGAGGTATTAAGAGAAGTGAAAGAAGTAGGAAATGTTTCACTGGTATCAAGAAGGCATGGGATCTCAAAATCAACTATATTTACGTGGATAAAGAATTCTAAGGATGAGATTAAAGTTAAGCCTGGTAGAAAAGCTTTGGTTGAGGGAGAAAAAGAACTTGAAAATGAGTTAACAGAAGTAACAAAAGAGAATGATCATCTAAAAAAATTGTTAGGAGAAAAAGATTTAGAAGTAGCAATTCTTAGAGACTTAATAAAAAAATCAAACCCTCAATTAAAGAAAAAGTAGAAATAGCTAAAAAATATATAGATCAAGGATACAATGCAGTATTTGTACTTAAAGTAGTTAAACTCGGAAGATCAACATATTACTATAATTTAAGCGTAGAAGGCAAAGAAAAGGCTAGACCTAAAGGTGGAAAGCCAAAAGGATACAGTATAAACGTAGATGGTGAGAAAGTATGCGATGATCAGATTAAGGAATTTATTTTGGAGGCCATTGATGGGGATGCTATTAACTATGGATATAGAAAAATAACTTACCATCTAAGAAAATATTATAATCTTGTGATTAATCACAAGAAGGTTTATCGGCTTTGCAAAGAGCTCAGAATACTTAAAGACCAGAGAATAATTAAAGCTAAAATAAAGAGAAATATTGCAGTTAACAGAACTATAACAGGCTCAAATCAACTATGGGAAATGGATATAAAATATGGCTACATAGAAGGTGAAGATAAGTTCTTCTACTTACTAAATTTAATTGATATCTTTGATAGGAGCATTATAGATTACCACATGGGTTTACACTGTGAGGCTAAAGATGCTACAGCACTACTGAGAAAGTGCTTAATAAGAAGAAACTTGTTTGAGGAAGGCTCTAAAAAGCCAGTAATAAGAACAGACAACGGGCCTCAGTTTATAAGTCATAAATTTGATGAATGCTGTGAAGGACTTAAAACTGAACATGAGAGAATACCAGTGAAGACGCCAAATAAAAACGCACATGTGGAATCATTTCACAGAATACTTGAGGATGAGTGTTTAAAAATTAATGAATTTCAAAGCTATGCGGAAGCATACAAAATAGTAAATGAATTTATGGAATTCTACAATAATAGGAGATTACATTCAAGTTTAAGATTTATGGCTCCACATGAATTTTATAACCTTTATTTTGGAGAAAACCTAACAAATATTCAAATAAGGGTCTAAATTTAAAAGAAATGAAGAATTTATTAGATTCTGTCCAAAACGAGGGGGTTAATCCGATTATTCTCTAAAACCTGCTTACCATGTGTTTAAGAAATTAATACATGAACTTGGCATTTGATTAGCTCTGAAAATAGACAATAAGAACGCAATTACAAATTAGGATAGGTGAAGATATGTGATTTCTTTAACAGCATTAATAGTTTTTATTCTATGTGGTTTTAATATGGTTCATAAGAAAGAAAAGGGATTACTAATCCCCTTCTTAACTACATCTCATTTGTTCTATGCAATTCAAAAATTCCTTAAATATATATTTTAAGGAATAAAATATTCACTAATTAAAGAACAGTAATATTTTCTGCTTGTGGTCCTTTTTGTCCTCTTCCTTCGTCAAAAGAAACTTTTTGACCTTCCTCAAGTGTTTTATAACCTGTTGAATTTATTTGAGAAAAGTGTGCAAAAATATCTCTTCCATCTTCTCCTGTAATAAATCCAAAGCCTTTGTTTCCATTAAACCATTTAACTGTACCTGTCATGTAAGTACCTCCAAAATTTTATTTCTTAAACTCTCTGTAATAACTATAATACACTAAATAAAATTTCGATAATAATAAATACATATATTATTAAGTACTTATTGAAATATACCTGTGTCTAAATTAATTACGATTCATTTAAGTATTTGATAAGTATACCACACATTATTAAATAAAGCAAATTATTTATGTTGAGTTATTAATTTCCAACTAAATTGCCTCTTATTTTATATTTATAAATTTGTTGTCTAGTAAAACCACATTTTCAACTAATTTCTCCCCTATATCTACTATCTGGTATACGGCAATATTTCACTCCCATTACTCAAGAACGCTGTTAACATGACATTTCCATCATA
This genomic interval from Clostridium kluyveri contains the following:
- a CDS encoding IS3 family transposase (programmed frameshift), giving the protein MKGKSYTKELKEEVLREVKEVGNVSLVSRRHGISKSTIFTWIKNSKDEIKVKPGRKALVEGEKELENELTEVTKENDHLKKLLGEKDLEVAILRDLNKKIKPSIKEKVEIAKKYIDQGYNAVFVLKVVKLGRSTYYYNLSVEGKEKARPKGGKPKGYSINVDGEKVCDDQIKEFILEAIDGDAINYGYRKITYHLRKYYNLVINHKKVYRLCKELRILKDQRIIKAKIKRNIAVNRTITGSNQLWEMDIKYGYIEGEDKFFYLLNLIDIFDRSIIDYHMGLHCEAKDATALLRKCLIRRNLFEEGSKKPVIRTDNGPQFISHKFDECCEGLKTEHERIPVKTPNKNAHVESFHRILEDECLKINEFQSYAEAYKIVNEFMEFYNNRRLHSSLRFMAPHEFYNLYFGENLTNIQIRV
- a CDS encoding DUF1540 domain-containing protein, with the translated sequence MEVKCSVDCCNYWKNNCCNASSLEVNPMTGKNNPNTSDDTSCTTFKPSSK
- a CDS encoding cold-shock protein, with the protein product MTGTVKWFNGNKGFGFITGEDGRDIFAHFSQINSTGYKTLEEGQKVSFDEGRGQKGPQAENITVL
- a CDS encoding IS3 family transposase, producing the protein MYFNNYRYQWGLKKLAPVQYRNQLIIA
- a CDS encoding S66 peptidase family protein, which encodes MAIRPQILRAGDTIGIVTLGSPLSADVINTGIQTLKNMGFNVVLGKYVYSYGGYIAATEQQRASDLMEMFKNPDVKAIIPSRGGVGVAGIIPYLDYPVITQNPKIVTGYSDITILLNVLYIWANLITFHSLLLIDFKSTTPAYNMNQFFTATSTLTSPRKLENPPGMPLISRVPGNVTGAIVGGNLTSFVDNLGTPFEVDTTGKILLIEEVHEPINTVYRYINHLILSGKLRDCEGIIMGECTNCESAYGKSYEDLINEVIVPLNKPLMTNLASGHGTYKMAIPIGAQANLNTYNNTLTILEPTVRI
- a CDS encoding class I SAM-dependent methyltransferase, whose protein sequence is MKVRDSGMPEQEYWESLFNVELILDKMEIDQDINTLVEFGCGYGTFTLPSAKRISGNIIAIDIEDEMLNIASSRTVSKNNITFVKRDFIANGTGMPDNSVDYVMLFNILHHIKPLELLDEAYRILKSRGKAGLIHWNYDPSTPRGPSMDIRPKPIEIKEWVLEAGFKQMEYTYINLPPYHYGFVVHKQ